In one window of Ovis aries strain OAR_USU_Benz2616 breed Rambouillet chromosome 5, ARS-UI_Ramb_v3.0, whole genome shotgun sequence DNA:
- the RPS14 gene encoding small ribosomal subunit protein uS11 isoform X1, with protein sequence MAPRKGKEKKEEQVISLGPQVAEGENVFGVCHIFASFNDTFVHVTDLSGKETICRVTGGMKVKADRDESSPYAAMLAAQDVAQRCKELGITALHIKLRATGGNRTKTPGPGAQSALRALARSGMKIGRIEDVTPIPSDSTRRKGGRRGRRL encoded by the exons ATGGCGCCTCGcaaggggaaggaaaagaaggaagaacagGTCATCAGCCTCGGCCCTCAGGTGGCTGAAGGAGAGAATGTATTTGGTGTGTGCCACATCTTTGCATCCTTCAACGACACTTTTGTGCACGTCACCGATCTTTCTGGCAA GGAAACCATCTGCCGTGTCACTGGTGGGATGAAGGTGAAGGCTGACCGAGACGAGTCCTCTCCATACGCTGCCATGTTGGCTGCCCAGGATGTAGCCCAGAGATGCAAGGAGCTGGGGATCACTGCCCTCCACATCAAACTCCGGGCCACAGGAGGGAATAG GACCAAGACTCCTGGACCAGGGGCCCAGTCAGCGCTCAGAGCCCTCGCCCGCTCAGGGATGAAGATTGGGCGGATTG AGGATGTCACCCCCATCCCCTCCGACAGCACCCGCAGGAAGGGGGGTCGCCGTGGTCGCCGTCTGTGA
- the RPS14 gene encoding small ribosomal subunit protein uS11 isoform X2, translating into MAPRKGKEKKEEQVISLGPQVAEGENVFGVCHIFASFNDTFVHVTDLSGKETICRVTGGMKVKADRDESSPYAAMLAAQDVAQRCKELGITALHIKLRATGGNRTKTPGPGAQSALRALARSGMKIGRIGACSV; encoded by the exons ATGGCGCCTCGcaaggggaaggaaaagaaggaagaacagGTCATCAGCCTCGGCCCTCAGGTGGCTGAAGGAGAGAATGTATTTGGTGTGTGCCACATCTTTGCATCCTTCAACGACACTTTTGTGCACGTCACCGATCTTTCTGGCAA GGAAACCATCTGCCGTGTCACTGGTGGGATGAAGGTGAAGGCTGACCGAGACGAGTCCTCTCCATACGCTGCCATGTTGGCTGCCCAGGATGTAGCCCAGAGATGCAAGGAGCTGGGGATCACTGCCCTCCACATCAAACTCCGGGCCACAGGAGGGAATAG GACCAAGACTCCTGGACCAGGGGCCCAGTCAGCGCTCAGAGCCCTCGCCCGCTCAGGGATGAAGATTGGGCGGATTG GTGCCTGCTCTGTCTGA